TCCGGCGCGGCTTCTTCGGGGCTTTCCGCCCCGGTATACAGATCCAGATACTCCGCCTTGCCGGCAGGACCGGTCAGCAGCGTCTTGCGCAGCATGGCCGAGTTCGAGCGCGGGTGATCCGCATCCACCCAGCGTTCGTCATTGAGAAAGACCGTCACCTTCTGCCAGTCGAGCGGCAGGTCCGAGAGCGCGCGGAACATCCCAGCCGGGGTCGAGCCGCCGGGCACACAAAGGCTGGTCCTGCCAATTGCGTCGAGATTCTGGCGCAGCTCCTGCGCGATGCGGTCGGCGAGCGACAGTGCCATCATTTCTCGGTCGGGATAGGTCTTGATCTCGGGGCGGCTCATGCGCGGATCTCCCTCCAGCGGCGATTGTCGCGATGCATCAGCCGCAGCGCCTCTTCGGGGCCGGACGAGCCCGCATCATAGGGTTCGGGCCGCGCCTTCGACCCGTCCCAGGCCTCGATGATCGGATCTGCCCAGGCCCATGCGGCTTCGACCTCGTCGCCGCGCATGAACAGGGTCTGGTTGCCCCGGATCACATCCATGATCAGCCGCTCGTAAGCATCCGGCATCCCGTCGGAATCCGGGCCGAACGTATCCGCGAAGGACATGTCCAGCGGCACCTGCATCAACCGCATCCCGCCCGGGCCGGGTTCCTTGATCATCACTGTCAGATCCATGCCCTCATCAGGTTGCAGCTTGATGACAAGCTGGTTCGCGCGCTGATGGGCGCTGTCGTCGAAGATGGAATGCGGCGGCTCCTTGAAGGTGATGGCGATCTCGCTGGTGCGAGCGCGCAGCTTCTTGCCGGTGCGCAGATAGAAGGGCGTCCCCTGCCAGCGCCAGTTCGATATCCGCACCTTCAGCGCCACATAACTTTCGGTGCGGCTCGACGGGTTCTCGGAATCCTCGACATAGCCCGGCTCGTTTCCATCGGCCTGATACTGGCCGCGCACGATCTCGGCCTCGGACACGGGTTCGAGCGCGCGGATCACCTTCAGCTTCTCGTCGCGCACCGCGTCGGGATCGAAATGATAGGGCGGCTCCATCGCGGTGAGGCAGAGCAGCTGCATCAGATGGTTCTGCACCATGTCGCGCATGGCGCCGGAATTGTCGTAATATCCGCCGCGCCCGCCGACGCCCACGGTCTCGGCGACGGTGATCTGGACGTGATCGACATATTGCGCATTCCACAGCGGTTCGAACAGGATATTGGCAAAGCGCACCGCCATCAGGTTCTGCACGGTCTCCTTCCCGAGATAATGGTCGATCCGGTAGATCTGCCCTTCGTCGAAATGTTGCGCCAGCGTGTCGTTCAGCGCCCGGGCCGAATCGAGATCGCGGCCGAAGGGTTTTTCCACGACGATCCGGCTGTTCTCATCGGCAATGTCATATTCCGAAAGCCGCTTGGCGAGATCGCCGAACAGCGAGGGCGCGACCGAGAAATAAAACGCCCGCACCACCCCATTGCGCATCGTGTCTTTCAGCTTGTCCCAGCCTCCGCTGCCTTTCGCGTCAATGGCGACGTAATGAAGCTGGCCGAGAAACCCGTCGAGCTGGCTCATTTCGACCTTGGGGGCGAATTCGACGATTGCCTCGCGCACCTCCTTGCGAAATTCGTCGTCGCTGTTGTCCGAGCGCGCCGCACCGATGACCCGCGCCTCTGGTGGCATCTGACCCGCAAGATAGCGCTTATAAAGCCCGGGAAGGATCTTGCGCCGGGCGAGATCGCCCGTGGCACCGAAAATCACCAGATCGAAATCATCGACGGGTATCGTGCGAACGACCATGAGCACCTCCTTCAATCCGGGATTGCGTAACCGATGTTAGCGTTATCAGCAAGCCGCGAGCGGTCAGCGCGTCAGCGCCTTGCCAAGCCGTGGCAGCCTTGCCCGTTTCATCAACCCGCGCAAGGGCATCTGCCCGCCAAGCGCCTCGGCCTTGCCATGCGCGGCATGAACGGCACGGGCGACGGGGTCAGGGTCATGCGCCCAGAGATCGGTCAGGAACGCATCGGGATGGATCGCGCGCAGACCGGCCGCCAGCATGGCCGGACGCGGAAAATCCCTGAGATTGAATGTCACGATCAGATCAGCCCGCGCCTGCATCGCTGCGGCGACGACATGGCGATCGGCAGGGTCGGGCAGATCGAGACCGATGGCGCGGTCCTCCTCGGCCTCGACGCTGGCAGCGGGGAAGCGGTCGCGCAGCCGGGAGGCTTCGGCGCGGGCGATCTCGGCATCGACCGGGCCGAGACGCCCCGCCGCGCGGGTCCATTCGCTGAGGATTCTTTCCGACCAGACGGCACGATAGGCGCCCGCCTCGGCAAGATCGGTCAGGATCTCGCGCAGCACGGTCGGAAACAGCACACAGGCATCGAGGACAGCGATCATCCGTCCAGCCGGAAGAACAGCGCCTTGAGATAACCCGTTTCCGCCAGCTGCGGCAGCGTCGGATGATCCGGCCCGGCCTGCCCGGTATGGATCAACTGCCCGCGCCGCCCTGCCCGGCCGATTCCCCGGGCCGAGACATTGCGGAAGCTGGTCAGATCGGCCGCGTGACTGCAGGAACACAGCCCCAGATAGCCGCCCGGCACCACCAGCGGCGCGGCCAGCTTCGCGACGCGCTCATAAGCCCGCAACCCCGCTTCGAGCGCCTTTTTCGACGGTGCGAAAGCGGGTGGGTCACAGATCACCACGTCGAACTGCACCCCCTCATCGCCAAGCTTCTCCATCGCGGCAAAGGCATCCTGCTGATGCAGCGCCAGACGGTCCTCGACCCCCATCGCGCCTGCACCCTCCCGCGCGAGGCTCAGCGCCGGTTCCGAGCCGTCTATCAGCGTCGCATGCGCGGCACCCGCCGCCAGCATCGCCAGGCCGAAGCCGCCGACATGGCTGAACACATCCAGCACCCGTCCCGATGCCAGGCGCTGCGCAAAGGCATGATTCGGGCGCTGGTCATAGAACAGCCCGGTCTTCTGCCCGCCCATCACATCGGCCATGTAGATGGCACCGTTCATCGGCACCTGGAACGGGGAAGCCGGTGGATCACCGGCGATCACCTCCAACCGCTCATCGAGACCCTCCAGAGCCCGCGCCCGCCCCTGCCCGTTCAATACCACCGTCGAGATATCCGCGACCTGTTGCAACGCCGAAGCGATCTCGGCCGCCATACGATCCGACCAGGCGGCATTGGGCTGGATCACCGCGGTGTCACCGAAACGGTCGATCACGACGCCCGGCAGGCCATCCGATTCAGCATGGGCCAGCCGATAGAAAGGCACGTCGAAGAGGCGGTTGCGCAGCGCCAGAGCCCGGCTCAGCCGCGCCTTCAGCCACTCCGCGCCGATCTCTGCCCCGGGATCAGCGTCCATCACCCGCGCGATGATCTTCGAGCCGGGATTGACGGTCACCAGCGCCATCGCCCTGCGCTCGGCGTCCTCCAGAGCCGCGAAGCTGCCCGGCTCCAGCGATCGCGTGCGCCGGTCGGTCACCACCTCATCGGCAAAGACCCAAGGGAAGCCGTGACGGATGGCCTGCGGTTTGGATTTCGGCCTGAGCCGGATTGCGGGTCGCGTGGTCATGGGGCATCCTCTTCGTCCCGAATGATGTGACACGCCCCCGGTCAGACCACAAGTCCGCCCAGCACGCATTGAATAGTTACCGCTAACGGACTACAGTCGAAACAAGCCAGTTTCCGCCCCACCCAACGGGAGAGAGCCATGACATTGAACAGCACCATTGATCGCGTCACCGACCGCATCCGCGAACGCTCGCAAAAGACCCGGCCCGCCTATCTCGACCGGATGGCCAAGGCTGCCGAGGATGGGCCGCGCCGGGCGCATCTCTCCTGCGGCAACCAGGCCCATGCCTATGCGGGGATGGAAAACAAGGACGATCTCGCCGCCAGCCGCAAGCCGAATATCGGTATCGTCACCGCCTATAACGACATGCTGTCGGCCCATAAGCCCTATGAACGCTTTCCCGATCTGATCCGCGCAGCGGCGGCAAAATCCGGGGCCACGGCTCAGGTCGCGGGCGGAGTACCGGCGATGTGCGACGGCGTCACCCAGGGCCGCGCCGGGATGGAGCTGTCGCTGTTCTCGCGCGATGTCATCGCGCTCGCCGCCGGGGTGGCGATGTCGCATGACACATTCGATGCGGCGATGTATCTGGGCGTCTGCGACAAGATCGTGCCGGGACTGGTGATCGCAGCGGCGACTTTCGGCCATATTCCCAGCGTCTTCGTGCCGGCGGGACCGATGCCGTCGGGGCTGCCCAATGACGAAAAGGCCAAGGTGCGCCAGCAATTCGCCAGTGGCGAGGTCGGGCGCGACAAGCTGATGGAGGCCGAGATGGCCTCGTATCACTCGCCCGGCACCTGCACCTTCTACGGCACCGCGAACAGCAACCAGATGCTGATGGAGTTCATGGGGCTGCACCTGCCCGGCGCGAGCTTCGTCAATCCCGGCACCGAGATGCGCGACGCGCTGACAGGGGCTGCGGTGGAGCGCGCCGCCGCGATCACGAAGCTGGGAAATGATTTCCTGCCGGTTGGCGAGGTGCTGGATGAGCGCGCCTTCGTCAACGGCATTGTCGGGCTGATGGCGACGGGCGGCTCGACCAACCTGGTGCTGCATCTGCCGGCCATGGCGCGCGCCGCCGGGGTGCTGATCGACATCGAGGATTTCAACGACATCTCGGACAGCGTGCCACTGATGGCGCGGGTCTATCCGAACGGGCTGGCCGATGTGAACCATTTCCACGCCGCGGGCGGTCTGGGTTACATGATCCGGCATCTGCTCGAAGCCGGACTGCTGCACGAGGACGTGCGCACCATCGCGGGCGGCGGGCTGGACCGCTATACGACCGAGCCGAAGATGCGCGATGGCCGCATCGTCTGGGAGGAAGGCAGCCGCGAGTCCCAGAACGACAAGATCCTGCGCCCGGCGAGCGACCCTTTCGCGAAAACCGGCGGTCTGAAGCAGCTTGCGGGCAATCTGGGCCGTGGGGTCATCAAGGTCTCTGCCGTGGCGCCCGAGCGTCATGTGATCGAGGCGCCGGCCCGCGTTTTCACCGATCAGGACCAGGTCAAGGCCGCGTTCAAGGCAGGCGAGTTCACCGAGGACACCATCGTCGTGGTCCGCTTTCAGGGTCCGGCGGCGAACGGCATGCCCGAGCTGCATTCCCTGACCCCGATCCTCGCCGTATTGCAGGATCGCGGGCTGAAAGTGGCGCTTCTGACCGACGGGCGCATGTCCGGCGCCTCGGGCAAGGTTCCCGCGGCGATCCATATCGCGCCCGAGGCGGCGAATGGCGGCCCCATCGCGAGACTGCGCGATGGCGACATGGTCCGTCTGGATGCGGTGAATGGCGGCATCGAATGCCTCGAACAGGATTTCGATGGCCGCGAATGCGCCACGCATGACCTCACCCCGAACCAGTTCGGCATGGGCCGCGAAATGTTCGGCGCCTTTCGCGCCGCCGCAAGCGACGCGACCGAAGGGGCCTGCGCGATCCTGTAAGCGGCGCCCCGACACGCCCGGCCCGGAATCAAGCGCGCGGCGCGCCGGGCCAGCGGCCGGTCATGGCGTAACGCCAAGCCTTGCGTGATGTGCGGTTAACGGTCTCTCAGCCCACCCGCTCGATCGCCACTGCCGTCGCCTCGCCGCCACCGATGCACAGCGAGGCCACGCCGCGCGTCTTGCCATAGGTTTCAAGCGCGGCCAGCAGCGTCACCATCACCCGCGCCCCGGAAGCGCCGATAGGATGGCCGAGCGCGCAGGCGCCGCCATGAACGTTCACCTTGTCGGCGGGCAGGTCCAGATCGCGCATCGCGGCCATGGTCACCACCGCGAACGCCTCGTTGATCTCGAACAGATCGACATCGGCCAGATCCCAGCCGGTGCGCTCGGCCAGCCGCGTCATCGCGCCCACCGGCGCGGTCGGAAACAGGCTTGGCTTGTCGGCAAAGGTCGCGTGGCCCGCGATCACGGCCCGCGGCGTCAGCCCGCGCGCCTCGGCCACCGAGCGCCGCATCAGGACCATCGCCGCCGCCCCGTCCGAGATGGACGACGAATTCGCCGCCGTCACCGTCCCGTCCTTGCGGAAGGCCGGTTTCAGTGACGGGATCTTGTCGAGATTGGCCTTGCCTGGCTGTTCGTCGATTTCGACCACCACATCGCCCTTGCGCCCTGGCACGATGACAGGCGCGACCTCTGCCGCGAATTTCCCCTCGGCAATCGCCGCCTGTGCGCGCTTCAGCGAGCGGATCGCGAAATCGTCCTGCTCTTGCCGGGTGAAGCCATAGCTCTGTGCGCAATCCTCGGCGAATGTCCCCATCAGACGGCCCTTGTCATAGGCGTCCTCCAGCCCGTCGAGGAACATGTGATCCATCACCTGCCCATGCCCCATCCGCATCCCGGCGCGGGCCTTGGGCAGCAGATAGGGGGCCATCGACATGCTCTCCATCCCGCCCGCGACGGCGATCTCGGCACTGCCCGCCAGCAGCAGGTCATGGACCAGCATCGCGGCTTTCATCCCCGAGCCGCACATCTTGTTCACCGTCGTCGCCCCCGCCCCGAGCGGCAGCCCGGCCCCGAGCGCCGCCTGCCGGGCCGGTGCCTGACCCTGACCGGCGGGTAGCACGCAGCCCATGATGATCTCCTGCACCTGCTCGGGCGCGATGCCGCCGCGTTCCACCGCAGCCCGGATGGCCGCCGCACCCAGATCGGCGGCGGGGACAGAGGCGAAATCGCCCTGAAACCCACCCATCGGGGTGCGTGCAGCAGAGACGATGACGACAGGGTCGATGCTGGACATGATATTCCTCCCTTTCATGGCCAAGCTGACCGGCTGGCCTTATTCCTGCGTTGGCGGACCGAAACGGTCGATGATCCGGCCGCGGATCTGGTCGCGGGTCTCGCGGTATTTCTGCAGGACCGCCTCGCGCCCCTCGGCCTGACCGGTCGGGTCCATGATCTGCCAGTATTCTATATCGAGATGCGCGTGCCGCGTCAGTTCCATCGCCTGACGTTGCGAGGCGGGCGACAGCGCGACGATCAGATCGAAGCTGCCCAGATCGTCGCCCCAGCTCTGCATCTCTTCGAAGCTGCGCGAGCGGTGACGCGCAAGCTCCACCCCCAGCTCCGCGCAGACGGCGACGGCGAAACCGTCGATCTCCAGATCGTTGCGCACCCCCGCCGATTGCACATAGGCAGCGTGGCCGTAGAATTTCTTCATCAACCCTTCCGCCATGGGCGAGCGGACGGCGTTGTGATCGCAGCAGAACAGCACCGAATGGGGGATCTGCGCGGCCATGCGCTCAGCCCTGCGGGATCAGCGCGCAGATCAGCGTGAACAGGCGGCGCGAGGTGGGGCTGTCGATCTCGGCCTTGCCCTCCAGCCGTTCCTCCAGTGTACGCGCACCCTCGTTATGGATCCCGCGCCGTGCCATGTCGATCGCCTCGATCTTGGCCGGGGGCAGGTTCTTCACCGCGTCGTAATAGCTGTCGCAAATCTGGAAATAATCCTTCACCACCTGGCGGAACGGCCCGAGCGACAGATGAAATTCGCCGACCTTCTCTCCCCCTTCGGTCGAGATGTCGAAGACCAGCCGCCCCTCGCGGATCGCCAGTTTCAGCGCATAGGGGCCGGGCGGGATCTCCTGCCCCTCGCGGCCGGGCAGGCCGAAGCTGTTTTCTTCGAGCAGGTCGTAGATCGCGACCTTCCGCTCCTGCGCGACCTCGGGCGAGGCCGGAGGCAGGTCGCTATCGTCAATCTCGATCTTTGAAATGCGGTTCATGTCCCGCTCCTTTCGTTCAAATGCGCCAGCCGGGCCGAGACCGACTGCCCATGTGCCTGCAAGCCTTCCGACTGCGCCAGCCGAACCGCCGCCGGGCCGATCTGCGCCAGGGCGCCGGGTGTCAGCCGTGCGAGTGTCGTGCGCTTGATGAAATCCATCACCGACAGCCCCGACGAAAACCGGGCCGAACGCGCCGTCGGCAGCACATGGTTCGGCCCGCTGACATAATCGCCCACAGCCTCGGGCGTATGAGCGCCGAGGAAGATCGCGCCGGCATGGCGGGTCTGCTCGGCCAGCGCCTCGGGGTCGGCCACGCAAAGTTCCAGATGCTCGGGCGCGATCCGGTCGGACAGAAGCGCGGCCTCTTTCATATCGCGCACGGTGATGATGCAGCCGTAATCGCGCCAGCTTGCCCCGGCGATCTGCGCCCTCTCCAGGGTCGGGATCAGCCGCTCGACCGCCTCGGCCACGGCATCGGCCATGCCGGGTGCGTCGGTGATGAGGATCGACTGGGCGTCGGCGTCATGCTCGGCCTGCGCCATCAGGTCGAGCGCCAGCCAGTCCGGGTTCTGATCCTTGTCGGCAATGACCAGCACCTCGGACGGCCCGGCGATCATGTCGATACCAACCCGGCCGAAGACCTGCCGCTTGGCCGCCGCGACATAGGCGTTGCCCGGCCCGGTGATCTTGTCCACCGCAGCGATGCTGTCCGTGCCATAGGCCATCGCCGCAATCGCCTGCGCCCCGCCGATCCGATAGATTTCGTCCACCCCGGCCAGTTCGCAGGCCAGCAGCACCAGCGGATTGACCACCCCGTCCGGCGTCGGCACGCAGACCACCAGCCGCTCGACCCCGGCCACACGTGCAGGGACCGCGTTCATCAGCACCGAGGATGGATAGCTCGCCTGCCCGCCCGGCACATAAAGCCCCGCCGCCGAAACCGGACGCCAGCGCCAGCCAAGCGTGGCGCCGCTTTCGTCGGTCCAGCTTTCATCGGGCGGGATCTGGCGGGCATGATAGGCACGGATCCGCTCGGCGGCGAGTTCGAGCGCGGCGCGATCCTCCGCCGACACCTTCCCGAGCTCGGCCGAGATGTCGTCCCGCGTGAAGCGCAGTGTCTCTGCGGTCAGCCCAAGCCGGTCGAAACGCGCCGTATAGTCGATCACCGCCCTATCGCCGCGGGCCCGCACATCCGCGACGATGGCCGCAACGGCGTCACCCACATCGGCGGAATCCTCGCGCTTGGCGCTGAGCATCGCGGTGAAGCGATCCTCGAAATCCGGGTCGGAAGTGGCGAGTCTGATCGGCATGGAAGGCTCCTCTTGCGAGGGATTACTATCCGCGCGCAGGGAAACCCTCAAGCACGCAAAGCGCGCAGCCGGGCGCGCAAGGGCGGGCGCAGCATCCGGCGCATCTCGATTTCCCAATTGCCGCGCCCGTTGAGCATGGGCGGGCCTCCGGTGGCGATGAACCCGGCCCGCGCATAGAGCGCCAGCGCCGCCAGATTATTCTGCCCGACATGCAGCCCCATCCGGGTCATGCCCGCCGCTCCGGCATCGCGGATCAGCCGGGCGAGGATCGCGTCGCCCAGCCCCTGACCGCGCGCGTCCGGGGCGACAAACACCGACATCACCCAGCCCAGATCCGGCTCGGCGGGGGAGATGTCACGCTCCCAGCTGGCCACGGCACGGGGCTGACCCGGTGCAGCTCCGGCGGCCCACATCTCGCAGCAGGCGAGCCGCGCGGCAAAGTCCTCCAGCGGACGCTCTTCCCATTCATCGAAGCTGGAGCCGAACGCTTCGGGCGCGCTGCGCAGGGCCTCAAGACGGATCGCGCGCCATTCTTCGGCGCGGTCCGGTGTCAGCCGCCAGAGCTGGAAATCCGTCCCGCTCAAGCGCCCTCGTGACGCGGCATGCTGCCAGAATTGGCTGCATAGGGCCGGGTCACGTCGCGCAGGTCGACCGAGATACATTCGGCATCGACCGCAATCGTGCCATCCCCGGCGAATTCAAGCATCAGCCGCCCGGTGCCGTCCTCACCCGGCTGCCAGATCATCGCCAGCAGCGACAGCACCTCGTCGGCATCGGCGCGCTTCACCCCGTCGCTGCGGATGCCGGTGATGTCCGAAATCACCAGCAAGGCACGCACACGTTCGAATTCGCGCCCGTCGCGCTTTGCATCTTCGGCATCTTCCCAGCGGAAACGGTTGATCAGCATCGCCAGCTGCCGCCGCTTGCGGTCGAACGTGATATCTGCCCCCGTCAGAACCGCATCCTGTACCAGGGTCGACAGCACCTGCACGTCTTCCGGCCCCTCGGCGCGCAGCATCAGCGGGCCGGGATCTGCGTCATGAAAACTGGCATCAGTCATCGGGATGCGCCTCCTTAATGCGTTTCAGGTCGGCACCAACGCCGCGCAGCTTCCGCACGACGCGCTCATAGCCGCGGTCGAGATGATAGACGCGGCTGATGACGGTCTCGCCCTCGGCCGCCAGACCCGCGAGGATCAGGCTGATCGAGGCGCGCAGATCGGTCGCCATGACCGGCGCGCCGCGCAGCTTTTCCACGCCGGTGACGGTGGCGTGACCGCCATGCACGTCGATCTTCGCCCCCATCCGCATGAGCTCGGGCGCGTGCATGAAGCGGTTCTCGAAGATCGTTTCCTCCAGCACCGAGGTGCCTTCGGCGGTGCACATCAGCGCCATCATCTGCGCCTGAAGATCGGTCGGGAAGCCGGGGAAGACCTCTGTCTTTACATCCACGGCGCGGATGCGCCCGTTCTTGCGCGCGACCTTGATGCCGCGATTGGTCTGTTCGACCGAGATCCCGGCCTCGTCCAGCTTCTCGCAGAAGGCTTCGATCAGGTCGATGCGCCCGCCCAGCAACTCGACCTCGCCGCCGGTGATGGCGGGCGCGATCATGTAGGTGCCAAGCTCAATCCGGTCCACCACGACCGGATGCGTCGCGCCATGCAGCTTGTCGACGCCCTGGATGGTGATGGTTTCCGTGCCTTCACCCTCGATCTGCGCGCCCATCGCACGCAGGCATTTGACCAGATCGACGATCTCGGGTTCGCGCGCGGCATTGTTCAGCACCGTGGTGCCCTTGGCCAGCGTCGCCGCCATGACGATGTTTTCCGTCGCCCCGACAGAGGCGAAGCTCTGGTCGATCACCGCGCCTTTCAGCCCGCCCGGCGCTTCCGCATGCAGATAGCCGTCCTTCAATTCGATCCGGGCGCCCATCGCTTCGAGGCCCGAGATATGCAGATCCATCGGCCGCGCCCCGATGGCACAGCCGCCGGGCAGCGACACGACCGCCTTGCCCGCCCGCGCCAGAAGCGGGCCGAGCACCAGGTTCGAGGCCCGCATCTTGCGCACGATGTCGTAATCGGCGGTCAGGTTGTTCAGATCATGGCTGGACAGCGACAGCACCTTGCCATCCTGCATCGAGGTGAACTCGGCCCCCAGCGATTGCAGCAGCTCGGCCATGGTGCGGATATCCGACAGCCGCGGCGCGTTGGTCAGCGTCAGCGGCTCATCGGTCAGCAGCGTCGCCGGCATCAGCGTCAGACAGGCATTCTTGGCCCCGGCAATCGGAATTTCGCCGTGAAGCTCGCCGCCCCCCTGCACGATGATCTGATCCATTATTCCTCGCTTTCCGGGGCGCTGTTCTCGGCCTGCCCGCCCTCTTTATGGTCTGCCCGCGCGCGCGCCTGCGCCTTGCGCCGCGCCAGATTGGCGCGCAGCGCCTTGCCCAGCCGGTCCTCGCGGCTTTCGGGTCTGGTCTTGTCGGATTTGCGCGTCTCGTTCATTGCGATGTGTTAACGCCTCGGCCCGCAGAGGTCTAGCGCCGGGTGAGCTGACGCAGCAGCCCGTGCAGCACCTGCACATCCGCGCGGGTCAGCGGCATGCGCGACCAGAGGTTCCGCAGGTTGAGCTTCATCGAGGGCGATTTCGTCTCGGGGAAGAAATACCCGGCATCCTCCAGCCGGGTTTCATAGTGATCGGCCAGCTTCTCGATCTCGACCCGGTCGGCGGGCACCTCGTTCGCCGGGCGCCGCTGCGTCGGCATGGGCTGATCGGGCAGCGCGCCGCGCGACAGCTCGTATCCGGTCAGCAGCACCGCCTGCGCGAGGTTGAGCGAGGGGAAATCCGGGTTTACCGGCACCGTCAGGATCGCGTTGGCCCGCGCGATGTCGTCATTTTCCAGCCCTGCCCGCTCAGGCCCGAAGATGAAGGCGCAGCGCCCGCCCGACGCGGCTTCCTCGCGGTTGCGCGCGGCGGCGGTGGCGGGGGTGAAGACCGGCTTGGTCAACTCGCGGCCCCGCGCGGTGGTGGCGAAGGCGTAGGAAATCCCTTCCATCGCCGCGGCCAGCGTCGGAAATACGCGCGCCCGGTCCAGCACCTGCCCCGCCGCGCCAGAGGCCATCGCCACCGCTTTCGGGTTCGGCCAGCCGTCGCGCGGCGCCACCAGCCGCATCTCGGTCAGGCCGAAATTCAGCATGGCGCGCGCGGCGGCGCCGATATTTTCGCCCATCTGCGGGCGGGTCAGAATGATGACGGGCTGGCGGTCTGTCTCTGGCATGGCGGGCCTGTTAGCGCCGCGCGCGGCATCCCGCAAGCTCTGGCATGGCGGCGGCGGCACTGTTATGGCGATGAGGAAAGAGGACCAAGCGATGACCGACCAGCCAGACGCGCCCAGCGCCCCGCAGCTTTATCTCATCACCCCGGTCGGCGCCGAGCCGAGCGCCTTCGCCCCGATGCTCGCCGAGATCCTTGAGCGTTTCGATGTGGCCTGTATCCGTATCCCCGGCGCGGGCGATGAAACCGCGCTCGGGCGGATGGCCGACACGGTGCGCGACGTTGCCCATGCGCATGACGTGATGGTGGTGATCGACGACCATATCCCTCTGGCGCAG
This genomic window from Paracoccus sediminicola contains:
- the hisD gene encoding histidinol dehydrogenase yields the protein MPIRLATSDPDFEDRFTAMLSAKREDSADVGDAVAAIVADVRARGDRAVIDYTARFDRLGLTAETLRFTRDDISAELGKVSAEDRAALELAAERIRAYHARQIPPDESWTDESGATLGWRWRPVSAAGLYVPGGQASYPSSVLMNAVPARVAGVERLVVCVPTPDGVVNPLVLLACELAGVDEIYRIGGAQAIAAMAYGTDSIAAVDKITGPGNAYVAAAKRQVFGRVGIDMIAGPSEVLVIADKDQNPDWLALDLMAQAEHDADAQSILITDAPGMADAVAEAVERLIPTLERAQIAGASWRDYGCIITVRDMKEAALLSDRIAPEHLELCVADPEALAEQTRHAGAIFLGAHTPEAVGDYVSGPNHVLPTARSARFSSGLSVMDFIKRTTLARLTPGALAQIGPAAVRLAQSEGLQAHGQSVSARLAHLNERSGT
- the murA gene encoding UDP-N-acetylglucosamine 1-carboxyvinyltransferase; protein product: MDQIIVQGGGELHGEIPIAGAKNACLTLMPATLLTDEPLTLTNAPRLSDIRTMAELLQSLGAEFTSMQDGKVLSLSSHDLNNLTADYDIVRKMRASNLVLGPLLARAGKAVVSLPGGCAIGARPMDLHISGLEAMGARIELKDGYLHAEAPGGLKGAVIDQSFASVGATENIVMAATLAKGTTVLNNAAREPEIVDLVKCLRAMGAQIEGEGTETITIQGVDKLHGATHPVVVDRIELGTYMIAPAITGGEVELLGGRIDLIEAFCEKLDEAGISVEQTNRGIKVARKNGRIRAVDVKTEVFPGFPTDLQAQMMALMCTAEGTSVLEETIFENRFMHAPELMRMGAKIDVHGGHATVTGVEKLRGAPVMATDLRASISLILAGLAAEGETVISRVYHLDRGYERVVRKLRGVGADLKRIKEAHPDD
- a CDS encoding RNA methyltransferase, which encodes MPETDRQPVIILTRPQMGENIGAAARAMLNFGLTEMRLVAPRDGWPNPKAVAMASGAAGQVLDRARVFPTLAAAMEGISYAFATTARGRELTKPVFTPATAAARNREEAASGGRCAFIFGPERAGLENDDIARANAILTVPVNPDFPSLNLAQAVLLTGYELSRGALPDQPMPTQRRPANEVPADRVEIEKLADHYETRLEDAGYFFPETKSPSMKLNLRNLWSRMPLTRADVQVLHGLLRQLTRR
- a CDS encoding DUF2948 family protein; the encoded protein is MTDASFHDADPGPLMLRAEGPEDVQVLSTLVQDAVLTGADITFDRKRRQLAMLINRFRWEDAEDAKRDGREFERVRALLVISDITGIRSDGVKRADADEVLSLLAMIWQPGEDGTGRLMLEFAGDGTIAVDAECISVDLRDVTRPYAANSGSMPRHEGA
- a CDS encoding GNAT family N-acetyltransferase, with protein sequence MSGTDFQLWRLTPDRAEEWRAIRLEALRSAPEAFGSSFDEWEERPLEDFAARLACCEMWAAGAAPGQPRAVASWERDISPAEPDLGWVMSVFVAPDARGQGLGDAILARLIRDAGAAGMTRMGLHVGQNNLAALALYARAGFIATGGPPMLNGRGNWEIEMRRMLRPPLRARLRALRA